A region from the Triticum aestivum cultivar Chinese Spring chromosome 3D, IWGSC CS RefSeq v2.1, whole genome shotgun sequence genome encodes:
- the LOC123076298 gene encoding mitogen-activated protein kinase kinase kinase 18 — MEAAVGGSWTRVRTLGRGASGAVVSLAADDLSGALFAVKSAPAAAADQLRREGDILSGLSSPHVLPCLGFRAAAGECQLFLEFAPGGSVAVVAARSGGRLEECAVRAYAADVARGLAYLHGRSLVHGDVKGRNVVVGADGRAKIADFGCARAVGSFDRPIGGTPAFMAPEVARGEEQGPAADVWALGCTVLEMATGRAPWSDMDDILAAMHRIGYTDAVPEVPAWLSAEAKHFLAMCFARDARDRCTAAQLLEHPFLASAGCGVKPEEAATKWVSPKSTLDAALWESDTEDNDEGIAESPAERIRALASPSSAFPDWSSDEGWIDVLNESRGACDAAAEDERASSGEEAFATEAELSGSAYVEDTDRVGTVGLTTLSAEQQNDFCSGLFSDPPVFPVNSAFLDESEITEALLHRTITITVPISIPCVRA, encoded by the coding sequence ATGGAGGCGGCGGTCGGCGGCAGCTGGACACGCGTCCGCACGCTCGGCCGCGGCGCGTCCGGCGCCGTGGtgtccctcgccgccgacgacctctcGGGCGCGCTCTTCGCCGTCAAGTCGGCGCCCGCGGCCGCCGCGGACCAGCTCCGGCGCGAGGGCGACATCCTGTCCGGCCTCAGCTCGCCGCACGTCCTGCCctgcctcggcttccgcgccgccgccggcgagtgTCAGCTCTTCCTCGAGTTCGCGCCCGGCGGCtcggtcgccgtcgtcgccgcgagGAGCGGCGGCCGGCTCGAGGAGTGCGCCGTCCGGGCGTACGCCGCCGACGTGGCCAGAGGCCTGGCGTACCTCCACGGGAGGTCCCTCGTCCACGGGGACGTGAAGGGGAGGAACGTCGTGGTCGGCGCCGACGGCCGGGCGAAGATCGCGGACTTCGGGTGCGCGAGGGCGGTGGGCTCTTTCGATCGGCCCATCGGGGGCACGCCCGCGTTCATGGCGCCGGAGGTGGCGCGGGGCGAGGAGCAGGGCCCCGCGGCCGACGTCTGGGCGCTGGGCTGCACCGTCCTCGAGATGGCCACCGGCCGCGCCCCGTGGAGCGACATGGACGACATCCTCGCGGCGATGCACCGGATCGGCTACACGGACGCCGTGCCGGAGGTGCCCGCGTGGCTGTCCGCAGAGGCGAAGCACTTCCTGGCCATGTGCTTCGCGAGAGACGCCCGCGACCGGTGCACGGCGGCGCAGCTGCTGGAGCACCCGTTCCTGGCATCCGCCGGCTGCGGCGTGAAGCCGGAGGAGGCGGCGACCAAATGGGTGTCCCCCAAGAGCACGCTGGACGCGGCGCTCTGGGAGTCCGACACCGAAGACAACGACGAAGGCATTGCAGAGAGCCCCGCCGAGAGGATCAGAGCATTGGCATCCCCTTCCTCGGCATTCCCGGACTGGAGTTCAGACGAAGGCTGGATCGACGTGCTCAACGAGAGCCGTGGAGCTTGCGATGCCGCCGCCGAGGACGAGCGCGCATCGTCGGGCGAAGAAGCGTTTGCAACGGAGGCCGAACTCTCCGGGTCTGCATACGTGGAGGATACCGATCGTGTTGGCACTGTAGGATTAACTACTCTCTCAGCTGAGCAGCAGAATGACTTTTGTTCGGGCCTCTTCAGTGACCCACCTGTATTTCCTGTGAACAGTGCCTTCCTTGATGAAAGTGAAATAACAGAAGCGTTATTGCATCGAACTATAACTATTACTGTCCCCATTTCAATCCCTTGTGTGCGCGCTTAA